One Frankia alni ACN14a DNA window includes the following coding sequences:
- a CDS encoding class I adenylate-forming enzyme family protein, with amino-acid sequence MPETAPLSLAALLHQGAADQPGTRLVFRSPVDTLTTDLATLYERAARVAGGLAARGIGPADVVALQLTSRVESAIAHAAVLLRGAVLLPIVPIYGIREVAFILRQSGASAIILPAARAAEIANLRGAPGGLPALRHIVTVTDSTDSTDSGTPPADAVPWQELELAPPLTPCARPLDEVAVLVYTSGTTAAPKGVTHTHRSVAAEVASMRSLRAGQPDFGYLDLFPPGHIAGLSVLLRTLVDGLPTVFLERFDAAEAIELVHAHGVTASAGVPFHLSALLDAAQRDGRGLGPLRDFLVGGASVSPTLVERADRAGVSAYRAYGSSEHPTISSGSAADPLDRRAATDGRVMPGSEVRILDPAGHDLGPGEEGEIVTRGPEQFAGYRDPALNATAFTADGWLRTGDIGRVDGNGYLTITDRIKDIIVRNGENVSSKEVEDLLMTHPAVAEAAAVAEPDDRTGERVCVFVLPRPGSVLDLDEVRAHFAAAGAARQKTPERLVLVTDLPRTAAGKVRKHELRAGLHAGGSHHLAGTGGPDGSAGG; translated from the coding sequence GTGCCCGAGACTGCGCCGCTTTCGCTCGCCGCGCTGCTGCACCAGGGCGCGGCGGACCAGCCGGGTACCCGGCTGGTCTTCCGCAGTCCGGTTGACACCCTCACCACGGATCTGGCCACGCTGTACGAGCGGGCCGCGCGGGTCGCCGGCGGCCTCGCCGCGCGCGGGATCGGCCCGGCGGACGTCGTCGCGCTCCAGCTGACCAGCCGCGTGGAGAGCGCGATCGCGCACGCCGCGGTGCTGCTACGGGGGGCGGTGCTGCTACCGATCGTGCCCATCTACGGGATCCGCGAGGTCGCCTTCATCCTGCGACAGTCGGGTGCGAGCGCGATCATCCTGCCCGCAGCGCGGGCGGCGGAGATCGCCAACCTGCGCGGGGCACCAGGCGGGCTGCCGGCACTGCGCCACATCGTCACCGTCACCGACAGCACCGACAGCACCGACAGCGGCACGCCACCGGCCGACGCCGTGCCCTGGCAGGAGCTCGAACTGGCCCCGCCGCTGACGCCGTGCGCCCGCCCGCTCGACGAGGTCGCCGTGCTCGTCTACACCTCGGGGACGACTGCGGCACCCAAGGGTGTCACCCACACCCACCGCTCCGTCGCCGCGGAGGTCGCCTCGATGCGCAGCCTGCGCGCGGGCCAACCCGACTTCGGCTACCTCGACCTCTTCCCGCCCGGCCACATCGCCGGGCTGAGCGTGCTGCTACGAACCCTCGTCGACGGGCTGCCGACCGTCTTCCTCGAACGGTTCGACGCGGCGGAGGCGATCGAACTCGTCCACGCGCACGGCGTGACCGCGTCCGCGGGGGTGCCGTTTCACCTGAGCGCGCTACTCGATGCGGCACAGCGCGACGGCCGCGGCCTCGGCCCGCTGCGCGACTTCCTCGTCGGCGGGGCGAGCGTGTCTCCCACGCTCGTCGAGCGAGCCGATCGTGCCGGCGTCAGCGCCTACCGCGCCTACGGTTCCAGCGAACATCCGACGATCAGCTCGGGCAGCGCGGCCGACCCGCTCGACCGGCGGGCCGCCACGGACGGCCGGGTGATGCCGGGCAGCGAGGTACGCATCCTCGACCCCGCCGGCCACGACCTCGGCCCCGGCGAGGAGGGCGAGATCGTCACGCGCGGCCCGGAGCAGTTCGCCGGCTACCGCGATCCGGCGCTCAACGCGACCGCGTTCACCGCCGACGGCTGGCTGCGCACCGGCGACATCGGCCGGGTCGACGGCAACGGCTACCTGACGATCACGGATCGCATCAAGGACATCATCGTCCGCAACGGGGAGAACGTCTCCTCCAAGGAGGTCGAGGACCTGCTCATGACCCACCCGGCCGTGGCGGAGGCGGCCGCCGTGGCCGAACCGGACGACCGCACCGGCGAGCGCGTCTGCGTCTTCGTCCTGCCGCGGCCGGGATCGGTCCTCGACCTTGACGAGGTGCGGGCGCACTTCGCCGCCGCCGGCGCCGCGAGACAGAAGACCCCGGAACGACTCGTGCTCGTCACCGATCTGCCGCGGACCGCGGCGGGCAAGGTCCGCAAGCACGAGCTGCGCGCCGGCCTGCATGCCGGCGGGTCCCACCACCTCGCCGGAACGGGCGGTCCAGACGGATCGGCGGGCGGCTGA
- a CDS encoding TetR/AcrR family transcriptional regulator produces MSGSDRAVLARPQLTPRGRAIRDAALKLFAERGYEATTTTEIGAAVGIRGPSLYKHVSSKQDLLAAIMLDAMDTLHDVHALAVAGVDDVADRLRRAVEAHVRFHTRHRLEAFVGNREIRSLDEANRAVVVARRSSYERLIRGLIEEGVAASRFHVASVKLASYALLDLGMGVAAWYREDGDLSEDEIVYTYGRFALTLVGVAG; encoded by the coding sequence ATGAGTGGATCGGACCGAGCGGTGCTGGCGCGACCGCAGCTCACCCCGCGCGGGCGGGCGATCCGCGACGCGGCGCTGAAGCTGTTCGCCGAACGCGGCTACGAGGCGACCACCACGACCGAGATCGGCGCGGCGGTCGGCATCCGGGGTCCGAGCCTGTACAAGCACGTGAGCTCCAAGCAGGACCTGCTCGCCGCGATCATGCTGGACGCGATGGACACCCTGCACGACGTCCACGCCCTCGCCGTCGCCGGTGTCGACGACGTCGCGGACCGGCTGCGTCGCGCCGTGGAGGCCCACGTGCGTTTCCACACCCGCCACCGCCTGGAGGCCTTCGTCGGCAACCGGGAGATCCGCAGTCTCGACGAGGCCAACCGGGCGGTGGTCGTCGCCCGGCGCAGCAGCTACGAGCGGCTCATCCGAGGGCTGATCGAGGAGGGTGTCGCCGCCTCCCGATTCCACGTGGCCTCGGTCAAGCTCGCCTCCTACGCTCTGCTCGACCTCGGGATGGGTGTCGCCGCCTGGTACCGCGAGGACGGCGACCTGAGCGAGGACGAGATCGTCTACACCTACGGTCGGTTCGCGCTCACCCTCGTCGGCGTGGCCGGCTGA
- a CDS encoding acyl-CoA dehydrogenase family protein: MAIDFSQPPEVVDLVERTAAFVRDVVIPEEERYAGVVSAGGEALRARLQAAARDAGLFAPHVSQEYGGLGLGMTARAPVFEAAGYSLFGPLALNLSAPDEGNMHMLEIIATDEQKERYLRPLASGEVRSFFAMTEPAPGAGSDPAALSTTAVRVDDGWRIDGHKWFSTGADGAAYAICFARTSGTVGTVGGATMFLVDADNPGLKVVRHIDTLDQAMIGGHCEVIFDNCVVPDSAILGELDQGFAYAQVRLGPARMTHCMRWLGIARRAQDIAIDRIAERRLFGSKLTELGMAQQMIADSEIDIAASRSLILQACWELDQGQRAAQSTAMTKTFVAEAVWRVVDRAIQLCGAAGVSGELLLGRYLNEVRAFRIYDGASETHRWALARRAVKERLKATGALESAS, translated from the coding sequence ATGGCCATTGACTTTTCACAGCCGCCAGAGGTCGTCGACCTCGTCGAACGCACGGCTGCCTTCGTCCGCGACGTCGTGATCCCGGAGGAGGAGCGGTACGCCGGCGTGGTCTCCGCCGGTGGAGAGGCGCTGCGCGCGCGGCTGCAGGCGGCGGCCCGCGACGCCGGGCTGTTCGCCCCGCACGTCTCCCAGGAGTACGGCGGCCTCGGGCTCGGCATGACGGCGCGGGCGCCCGTGTTCGAGGCCGCCGGCTACTCCCTGTTCGGGCCGCTGGCGCTGAACCTCTCCGCGCCCGACGAGGGCAACATGCACATGCTCGAGATCATCGCGACCGACGAGCAGAAGGAGCGGTATCTGCGTCCGCTCGCCAGCGGCGAGGTCCGGTCGTTCTTCGCGATGACGGAGCCGGCGCCCGGGGCCGGCTCGGATCCGGCGGCGCTGTCGACGACCGCCGTCCGGGTCGACGACGGCTGGCGCATCGACGGCCACAAGTGGTTCTCCACCGGCGCGGACGGCGCGGCCTACGCGATCTGCTTCGCCCGGACCTCCGGCACGGTCGGCACTGTCGGTGGCGCCACCATGTTCCTCGTCGACGCCGACAATCCCGGGCTGAAGGTCGTCCGGCACATCGACACCCTCGACCAGGCCATGATCGGCGGCCACTGCGAGGTGATCTTCGACAACTGCGTGGTGCCGGACTCGGCGATCCTCGGCGAGCTCGACCAGGGCTTCGCCTACGCACAGGTGCGCCTCGGCCCGGCCCGGATGACGCACTGCATGCGCTGGCTCGGCATCGCCCGCCGCGCCCAGGACATCGCCATCGACCGGATCGCCGAGCGCCGGCTGTTCGGCTCCAAGCTCACCGAGCTCGGCATGGCGCAGCAGATGATTGCCGACTCGGAGATCGACATCGCCGCCTCCCGCAGCCTCATCCTGCAGGCCTGCTGGGAGCTCGACCAGGGACAGCGCGCGGCGCAGTCCACCGCGATGACCAAGACGTTCGTCGCCGAGGCGGTCTGGCGGGTGGTCGACCGGGCCATCCAGCTCTGTGGCGCCGCCGGCGTCTCCGGCGAGCTGCTGCTGGGCCGCTACCTCAACGAGGTCCGCGCCTTCCGCATCTACGACGGAGCGTCGGAGACCCACCGCTGGGCGCTCGCCCGGCGCGCGGTCAAGGAGCGGCTGAAGGCGACCGGCGCCCTGGAGTCGGCATCATGA